In Nocardia asteroides, a single genomic region encodes these proteins:
- a CDS encoding SDR family NAD(P)-dependent oxidoreductase: MSLSGKVALVTGSTSGIGRATAELLAERGAHVVVSGRDAERGDLVVRGIREAGGAAAFARAELSSAADALALARAAEELAGPVDILVNNAAIAVFGATAAIAEDDFDACYAINVKVPFFLVGAVAPGMAARGSGVIVNVSTMVASFGTAGSAVYASSKAALELLTKSWAAEFGPHGVRVNAVAPGPTRTEGTTAQYGAKRLESLGAQAPARRVAEAREIAETIGFLVGAEAAFVHGVILPADGGRTAV, from the coding sequence GTGTCGTTGAGCGGGAAAGTCGCGTTGGTCACCGGTTCCACCAGTGGAATCGGCCGGGCGACAGCGGAGCTGCTCGCCGAGCGCGGTGCGCACGTGGTGGTCTCCGGCCGCGATGCCGAACGCGGCGACCTGGTCGTGCGGGGGATCCGCGAGGCCGGGGGAGCGGCGGCTTTCGCCCGCGCGGAGTTGTCGAGCGCCGCTGACGCGCTGGCCTTGGCCCGCGCCGCCGAGGAACTCGCCGGACCGGTCGACATCCTGGTCAACAATGCCGCGATCGCGGTCTTCGGCGCCACGGCCGCGATCGCGGAGGACGATTTCGACGCCTGCTACGCCATCAACGTGAAGGTGCCGTTCTTCCTGGTCGGCGCGGTAGCGCCGGGAATGGCCGCCCGCGGGAGCGGGGTGATCGTGAACGTCTCGACCATGGTCGCCTCCTTCGGCACCGCCGGATCGGCGGTCTACGCCTCCAGCAAGGCGGCGCTGGAGCTGCTCACCAAATCCTGGGCGGCGGAGTTCGGCCCGCACGGGGTGCGGGTGAACGCGGTGGCGCCGGGGCCGACGCGGACCGAGGGCACCACCGCGCAGTACGGTGCGAAGCGGTTGGAGTCGCTCGGCGCGCAGGCGCCTGCGCGGCGGGTTGCCGAGGCGCGGGAGATCGCCGAGACCATCGGGTTCCTCGTCGGGGCCGAGGCCGCGTTCGTGCACGGCGTGATCCTGCCCGCCGACGGCGGCCGCACCGCTGTCTAG
- a CDS encoding SRPBCC family protein produces the protein MGPTLRNGRWTVRRHIPAAPEVVWALLTDLAAWPRWGPSVRGASIDGGLVVEGARGTVTTSVGVPLPFVITDVDPGRRWSWTVAGVPATAHGVEPATDGCEVWMSAPLWAPAYLPVLALALTRIDHMAGGH, from the coding sequence ATGGGACCGACTCTGCGGAACGGGCGCTGGACCGTGCGCCGCCACATCCCGGCGGCGCCGGAGGTGGTGTGGGCGCTGCTCACCGATCTCGCCGCCTGGCCGCGCTGGGGTCCGAGCGTGCGCGGCGCGTCCATCGACGGCGGGCTGGTGGTCGAAGGCGCCCGCGGCACCGTGACCACGTCGGTCGGGGTGCCGCTGCCCTTCGTCATCACCGACGTCGATCCGGGACGCCGCTGGTCCTGGACGGTCGCGGGGGTTCCCGCCACCGCGCACGGCGTGGAACCGGCCACCGACGGCTGCGAAGTTTGGATGTCCGCTCCACTGTGGGCGCCGGCGTACCTTCCGGTGCTGGCACTCGCCCTGACTCGCATCGACCACATGGCCGGCGGGCACTGA
- a CDS encoding aldo/keto reductase: MTVPNFTLNNGVTIPALGFGVFQTPPEQTITAVETALATGYRHIDTAAAYGNEREVGEALRRSGIPRDEVFVETKVWITDFGYEQTLHAFTKGAGKLGLEQLDLLILHQALPGEFDLTIQAYRALETLLADGRVRAIGVSNFMPDHLTRLLEATDVVPAINQIEVHPYFRQSEALAADEANGILSQAWSPIGGITFYRDSGHTSTLTDPVITEVAAGHGKSAAQVMLRWHLQQGRQAIPKSVTPARIRENFAVFDFTLTDDELAAIDALDTGKRGGPEPEQITREQYGVVIPEA; the protein is encoded by the coding sequence GTGACCGTTCCGAACTTCACCCTCAACAACGGGGTCACCATCCCCGCGCTCGGGTTCGGGGTCTTCCAGACCCCGCCGGAGCAGACCATCACCGCCGTCGAGACGGCGCTGGCGACCGGCTACCGCCACATCGACACCGCCGCCGCCTACGGCAACGAACGCGAGGTCGGCGAGGCACTGCGCCGCTCCGGGATCCCGCGCGACGAGGTGTTCGTCGAGACCAAGGTGTGGATCACCGACTTCGGCTACGAGCAGACCCTGCACGCCTTCACCAAGGGCGCGGGCAAGCTCGGGCTCGAGCAGCTGGACCTGCTGATCCTGCACCAGGCCCTGCCCGGCGAGTTCGACCTGACCATCCAGGCGTACAGGGCGCTGGAGACGCTGCTCGCCGACGGCAGGGTCCGCGCGATCGGGGTCTCGAACTTCATGCCCGACCACCTGACCCGGCTGCTCGAGGCCACCGATGTGGTGCCCGCGATCAACCAGATCGAGGTGCACCCCTACTTCCGCCAGTCCGAGGCGCTCGCCGCCGACGAGGCCAACGGGATCCTCAGCCAGGCGTGGTCGCCGATCGGCGGGATCACCTTCTACCGCGACAGCGGGCACACCTCCACCCTCACCGACCCGGTCATCACCGAGGTCGCCGCCGGGCACGGGAAATCCGCGGCGCAGGTGATGCTGCGCTGGCACCTGCAGCAGGGCAGGCAGGCGATTCCGAAGTCGGTGACGCCCGCGCGCATCAGGGAGAACTTCGCGGTCTTCGACTTCACCCTCACCGACGACGAGCTCGCCGCCATCGACGCGCTCGACACCGGCAAGCGCGGCGGCCCCGAACCGGAGCAGATCACCCGCGAGCAGTACGGCGTCGTCATCCCTGAAGCCTGA
- a CDS encoding VOC family protein yields the protein MANRWVGVTVDCLDVERVAHFWSALLERPAGPSRPGWVYLGERGDPLPRIVFQPVTEPARGKVRLHLDVAVDDIDRGIAQVVELGGRETGERHDYEQGVVVVMADPEGHEFCLVQYFDEP from the coding sequence ATGGCGAATCGCTGGGTGGGCGTGACGGTCGACTGCCTCGATGTCGAACGGGTGGCACATTTCTGGAGCGCACTGCTCGAGCGGCCCGCCGGGCCGTCGCGGCCCGGCTGGGTCTACCTCGGCGAGCGCGGAGATCCGCTGCCGCGCATCGTTTTCCAGCCCGTCACCGAACCCGCGCGGGGGAAGGTGCGGCTGCACCTCGATGTCGCGGTGGACGATATCGACCGCGGAATCGCCCAGGTCGTGGAGCTGGGCGGGCGGGAAACCGGTGAGCGGCACGACTACGAGCAGGGCGTGGTCGTGGTGATGGCCGATCCCGAGGGCCACGAATTCTGCCTGGTGCAGTACTTCGACGAGCCCTGA
- a CDS encoding damage-control phosphatase ARMT1 family protein, with the protein MVPTPPTPQPILAGTPGSFARAVFHERHPKLIARVLDALPYTPVQRAALEALLAESIAGEMRPLSENTADRGRWLGWGAEHYGKPWGAAPFLWAESFFYRRLLEATGYHRPGPWRGIDPFAPFKTAELHGTTVTGQLDTLDRLDAVDPRDQLLLACLWGNRADLGFRLTATESESSEALLIDDSARLWSMLAGAKAPRLDVIADNAAGELLPDLILIDHLLTTGIAAEVRVWVKPAPYFVSDATTADVLATLALLRGAPSPAATGLAARLADHIGTARLIIDTHEFFCAPLPFAEMPDDLARQLAGARVTVLKGDLNYRRLVGDRHWPATTPFAETTGAFPTAVVALRTLKSDVVVGLTAEQEHTLDTNDPGWRTSGTHALISAAPGNRG; encoded by the coding sequence CGCGTCCTCGACGCCCTGCCCTACACCCCCGTTCAACGCGCCGCGCTGGAGGCACTGCTCGCCGAGAGCATCGCCGGGGAGATGCGGCCGCTGTCGGAGAACACCGCCGACCGCGGCCGCTGGCTGGGCTGGGGCGCCGAGCACTACGGCAAACCGTGGGGTGCGGCGCCGTTCCTGTGGGCGGAGAGCTTCTTCTACCGGCGGCTACTCGAGGCCACCGGCTACCACCGCCCCGGCCCCTGGCGGGGCATCGACCCCTTCGCCCCGTTCAAGACCGCCGAACTGCACGGCACCACGGTCACCGGCCAGCTCGACACCCTCGACCGGCTCGACGCCGTCGACCCTCGCGACCAGCTGCTGCTCGCCTGCCTCTGGGGTAATCGCGCCGACCTCGGATTCCGGCTCACGGCCACCGAGAGCGAGAGCTCCGAGGCGCTGCTCATCGACGACAGCGCCCGGCTGTGGTCGATGCTCGCGGGGGCGAAGGCACCGAGGCTGGACGTGATCGCCGACAACGCCGCCGGCGAGCTGCTGCCCGACCTGATCCTGATCGACCACCTGCTGACCACCGGGATCGCCGCCGAGGTCAGGGTGTGGGTCAAGCCCGCGCCCTACTTCGTCTCCGACGCCACCACGGCCGATGTCCTCGCCACCCTCGCGCTGCTGCGCGGGGCGCCCTCCCCCGCCGCCACCGGCCTCGCCGCTCGGCTCGCCGACCACATCGGCACCGCACGGCTGATCATCGACACCCACGAATTCTTCTGCGCCCCGCTGCCGTTCGCCGAGATGCCCGACGACCTCGCCCGGCAACTGGCCGGCGCGCGGGTCACCGTGCTCAAGGGCGACCTGAACTACCGGCGCCTGGTCGGTGACCGGCACTGGCCCGCCACCACGCCCTTCGCCGAGACAACCGGGGCGTTCCCGACAGCGGTCGTAGCGCTGCGGACACTGAAGTCCGATGTCGTCGTGGGGCTCACCGCCGAGCAGGAGCACACCCTCGACACCAACGACCCCGGCTGGCGCACCAGCGGCACCCACGCGCTCATCAGCGCCGCGCCCGGAAACCGGGGCTGA